From the genome of Amylibacter sp. IMCC11727:
CAAGAATGGATCGACCTTAAGGAACTGGCTGAAAAGCACCCGCTGATTGATCCAAAACACTATTATGCGGCGTTGTGGGATGACCAAGACGGCGATTTGGATCCCTCTGGCACGACCTATGCGTTTGCTAAGGCTGCCCGCACGTTTGGGGCGCAGTATTTCACGCACACACCTGTCACCGCCACTACACAACGCCCCGATGGCCTGTGGGAGGTCACAACCAGCCGTGGCACAGTGATTGCCGAACATGTTGTCAACTGCGGTGGTCTGTGGGCGCGTGAAGTGGGGCATATGGCGGGGCTGAACATCCCCGTGCAACCCATGGAACACCACTATCTGTTGACCGAGCGTATTGATGCGGTGGCCAATCACCCCGAACGCCTGCCCGCGGGTATTGATTACGAGGCAAACATTTATTTCCGTCAAGAACGCGATGGTCTGTTGCTCGGCACATACGAGGCAAAGGGCACAGCTTGGAAAGTAGGTGGAACGCCGATGGATTTCGGGCACGAACTGTTGCAACCGAACCTCGATCAAATCGCAGATCGGCTGGAATTTGCATTCGAACGGGTTCCAGTGCTGGGCGAAGTTGGCATTCGCCAAACCATCAACGGCCCGTTCACTTTTGGTCCTGATGGCAACCCAATGATCGGCCCTGTTCCAGGGATGCACAATTATTGGTGCGCAGTTGGGGTTATGGCGGGGTTCTGTCAGGGGGGCGGTGTTGGCCTTACCATGGCGGAATGGATGATCGACGGGGAACCGAGCATTGATGTCTGGGCTATGGATGTTGCACGATTTGGCGATTGGGCGACCCCTGATTGGGGCACAGTGAAATCTACCGAAAACTACGAACGTCGCTTCGTGATGACCTTCCCGAATGAAACCTTGCCAAAAGGGCGCAAACAACAAACAACTGCCCTTTATGATCGCTTAACGGCAAAAGGTGCCCGCATGGGTCAAGCCTTTGGTTTGGAACATGTTTTGTGGTTTGGCGACAATCCCGATGACGCATGGGAAGACCCCACATTTGAACGCAACCGCAGCCATGATTACGTGGCCCGTGAATGCGATGCCGTGCGCAATGGCGTGGCAGGGATCGAGGTGGCGAATTTCGCAAAACACGTGATCAAAGGCGCAGGTGCGCGCGCATGGCTCGATCAAACCATGGCGGGATATGTGCCAAAACCGGGCCGTATGACCCTGTCACCGATGCTTACTGAAAAGGGGCGTCTGTATGGGGATTTAACCATCGCCTGTCTGGCAGACGATCACTTTATGCTGTTCGGGTCAGGGTCCATGCAAGATGCACACACGCGGTTCTGGGCCAAAACATTGCCCGCCGACGTGACCCATGAAAACCAAACTGCCGATTGGCACGGCATTGCCATTTCAGGCCCAAAATCACGGGAACTGTTATCCCGTATCACCCGCGATGACGTAAGTGCCGAAGCCTTCAAATTCCGCGACACACGCCAGACTTTTGTCGGTGGGGTGCCAGTGATCCTCAATCGGATCAGTTTCTCTGGTGAATTGGGATATGAGATTTATTGCCGCCCGCAATACCTACTGAAACTCAGCGAAGCCATCGAAGAAGCGGGGGCAGACCTTGATTATCGCTGGTACGGCAACCGTGCGCTCATGTCCCTGCGCCTTGAAAAAGGTTGGGGCGCTTGGGGGCTCGAATTCCGTCCAGATTTCAACGCGCTTGAATCGGGCATGGACGTGTTCATAAACTGGAAGAAAGATTTCGTCGGCAAGGCGGCAACCGAAGCCGCAAAAGACGCAGGCATAACCCGCAAACTGGTGACATTGACCATCGACACTCCCATTGACGTCACACTAGACGAAGCGGTGCTGAAAGACGGCGCAGCCGTGGGCTATATCACGTCAGGCGGCTACGCGCACAGCGTGCAAAAATCCATGGCCATGGCCTATGTCAGCGCAGAAAACAGTGCGGCAGGCACACTGCTCGACGTGGAAATCTTAGGCGAGATGTACAAAGCCGAGGTCCAAGGCCAACCGCTTTATGATCCAACAGGGGCAAAAATGCGGGGATGATTGTCCACAGGCCCTAAATGTCGAGGGTGATTTCTTGCACTGCAACGTCACCCGTTTCCCCATCCA
Proteins encoded in this window:
- a CDS encoding FAD-dependent oxidoreductase, with amino-acid sequence MTDTLAQSTLNIQTDTSGQGKPLPSHVKCAIIGGGVVGCSILFHLAKFGWKDTILLERDELTSGSSWHAAGQIHTISSDPNISRLQSYTIGLYKEIEELSGQSVGLHMTGGFYLASNKTWHDYLKRERSKARYMGLHQEWIDLKELAEKHPLIDPKHYYAALWDDQDGDLDPSGTTYAFAKAARTFGAQYFTHTPVTATTQRPDGLWEVTTSRGTVIAEHVVNCGGLWAREVGHMAGLNIPVQPMEHHYLLTERIDAVANHPERLPAGIDYEANIYFRQERDGLLLGTYEAKGTAWKVGGTPMDFGHELLQPNLDQIADRLEFAFERVPVLGEVGIRQTINGPFTFGPDGNPMIGPVPGMHNYWCAVGVMAGFCQGGGVGLTMAEWMIDGEPSIDVWAMDVARFGDWATPDWGTVKSTENYERRFVMTFPNETLPKGRKQQTTALYDRLTAKGARMGQAFGLEHVLWFGDNPDDAWEDPTFERNRSHDYVARECDAVRNGVAGIEVANFAKHVIKGAGARAWLDQTMAGYVPKPGRMTLSPMLTEKGRLYGDLTIACLADDHFMLFGSGSMQDAHTRFWAKTLPADVTHENQTADWHGIAISGPKSRELLSRITRDDVSAEAFKFRDTRQTFVGGVPVILNRISFSGELGYEIYCRPQYLLKLSEAIEEAGADLDYRWYGNRALMSLRLEKGWGAWGLEFRPDFNALESGMDVFINWKKDFVGKAATEAAKDAGITRKLVTLTIDTPIDVTLDEAVLKDGAAVGYITSGGYAHSVQKSMAMAYVSAENSAAGTLLDVEILGEMYKAEVQGQPLYDPTGAKMRG